A region from the uncultured Macellibacteroides sp. genome encodes:
- a CDS encoding DUF1080 domain-containing protein, giving the protein MKVKLFYAFMMLAFVSASTFVHAQKLNVLSSKEKKAGWELLFNGKDFTGWRQCNGTEMPKNWKIEDGAMKVFTAEGSKPGNGANGDILFGVKNFKNFELSIDWNAGKMANSGIFYYVREVPGKPIYYAAPEVQVLDNVEATDNKIDSHLAGSLYDMLPADPKTVNPAGEWNTIVIRVKDGKVTHTQNGKKVVEYTLWTSEWDNLVNNSKFKTFPGFTEGIAKEGFIGLQDHGWPVSFRNIKIREL; this is encoded by the coding sequence ATGAAAGTGAAATTGTTTTATGCATTTATGATGTTGGCATTTGTGTCTGCATCTACGTTTGTTCATGCGCAAAAGCTGAACGTGTTAAGCTCTAAAGAAAAAAAAGCAGGTTGGGAACTTCTGTTTAACGGAAAGGACTTTACCGGCTGGAGACAATGTAATGGCACTGAAATGCCAAAAAACTGGAAGATTGAAGATGGTGCCATGAAGGTATTTACTGCAGAAGGATCAAAACCGGGTAACGGAGCCAACGGTGATATCCTTTTTGGTGTAAAGAACTTTAAGAACTTTGAACTTTCTATTGACTGGAACGCCGGTAAAATGGCTAACTCAGGTATCTTTTATTACGTGCGTGAAGTACCTGGCAAGCCTATTTATTATGCTGCCCCCGAAGTGCAGGTTTTGGATAATGTGGAAGCAACCGACAACAAGATCGACAGCCACCTGGCAGGATCGCTTTACGATATGCTTCCGGCCGACCCTAAGACTGTAAACCCTGCCGGCGAGTGGAATACGATTGTTATCCGTGTAAAAGACGGTAAAGTAACTCACACTCAAAATGGCAAAAAGGTTGTGGAATACACTTTGTGGACAAGCGAGTGGGATAATCTAGTTAATAACAGTAAATTCAAAACTTTCCCTGGTTTTACAGAAGGAATTGCGAAAGAAGGATTTATCGGTTTGCAAGATCATGGATGGCCAGTTAGTTTTAGAAACATCAAGATTCGCGAACTCTAA